The genomic segment GGTGAAGCTACCCTACTTAGAAGCTTACTCACCTTCTCGCTAGCGATACTTATTGCGCTAGGTATTTATAGCCTAGCCTTAATCGCCCCGATCCTAGCCTTAATGGGGTTTACGTACGCTTTATACCGCGTCTACGTGCTCTCACTATCGATGGTACTCATACCCCCTAAGGAGGCCGGCTTATTTAACGCCCTCCTAGGTTTAGGAAGCGCGGGGGGCGCCTTCCTAGGCCCCTTTATCGCTCAATCGTTCGGCTTCTCCTACCTATTCCTCCTAGCCGGGGTATTCTTCACCCTAGCTTACGTAGCGTTTAAACTATTCTCCTAGGCTTATGGGGCGCGATACCCTCTTAAAGCCCTAATAAACATGGGTCTAGGCGCGCTTAATACGTTGAGGAGGCCAACGTCCAAGTAGGCGTAGGAGTTCGCGCGGCCTATTAGTAGCTAAGCCGTCGACCCCTAAGCCTATTAAGCGTTTAGCTTCCTCAACGTCGTCGACGACCCATGGGTATACTTGAAGCCCTTGACGGTGTACCTCCTCAACGGCTTCACCGCTTAGATACTTATGGTTGGGGAAGATGGCGTCGGCGTTCACGTGGAGGGCTAAGTCCACCAGTTTAACCGGGAGGCCTGAGATTATTACGCCGGTTTTAACTCTAGGCTCTATTTCCTTCACCCTCTTAACTAGGAGGTGGATGAAGGAGGTTACCATGGCGTAGTCCAGGTAGTCTGCCTCTTTTAAGGCTTCGACAACCTTACGCTCAGCCCCCTCAACCTTAACCTCGACGATTAAACGGGCTTTACCCTTAACCTCCTCGATAACCTCCTGAAGGGTTGGTACGTGCTCCCCGAAGCCCGCGTTTAGCTTTCTTAGCTCGGCTAACGTAAACTCGGCTACAGGCCCGCTGCCATCAGTAGTCCTATCCAAGGTGGCGTCGTGTATTACCATCGGGTATCCGTCTTTACTAAGGCGTACGTCAACCTCCACGGCGTCAACGCCTAGCTCCAGCGCCAGCTTTACAGCCCTTAACGTGTTTTCGGGGGCGTAGGCCGAGGCACCCCTATGAGCTATTACGAGCAAGCCGGTACCCCCATAAACCTTGAAGAGGCTTAACCCCACTATTAAACGCGTGTTAACCCTATTAAGGTTACGTGGTTTCTACTGGAAACTCCACTAGAAATACTAGTTTCATAACCTTTGTTTCTACTGGAGAATTTTAAAGTAAGAAAGAAGGGATGTTTTTCTCCTTTACTCCTCACTAGTTATGAGGCTTCCACAGTAACAGCAGAAAAGTACGCCTTGGTAGTTGCTTGGAACGTAGAACTTGCCGTTGCAGTTTCCGCATTTAACCCGGTCGAGCTTATCGGTCAAGCCTTTCACCTCCAATTAACGTGTATGCTTTAATAAGTGAAGCATACGCCTAGCCTTTCCCAAACCCTTTTCAGCTTCTCCTTCGGGTATTTGCCTTTAGCCTCGGGCTTAAGCGCTACTGTGGTGTCGAGGTAGTTATGGTAGCACTCGAAGTCCTTTAGGCTGAAGCCCTCCACGCCTCCTAACTCTTCTTCGAGTATTACTGTTTCGGCCGCGTGTATAAGGGTGTTGAAGTTAACCGGTTCATCCTTATCCATCCTCTCCACAACCTTAAACCAGTCCACTTCCGTGCCTTCAATAACCTTCAAGCCTAAAGGGCCGCACTTCAACAAAGCGCATAGGAGCACGCTGCGTTTATTCACGCTTCTTCACCACCTTTCAGGAACTTTACGGCTTCCTCCTCGTCCTTGAAGGGCGCCTCTCGCCTCTTAGCCACGTCGGCCCAACCGTGTTCACCCCTTAAACCCTTCAAGGCCGAGGGCGCTAAAGGGGCTTAAAGCGCGACAAAGCTAAGAAGGCTAGAAGCGTTAACAGCGCCCTGCTCGAACAATTCATCGGGAGGGGTGCTTCGAGGGTCGGCCTTGAGGCCCCGGTGAACGCTTCAACCCTTTCGTCAGCCGCAGT from the Candidatus Nezhaarchaeales archaeon genome contains:
- a CDS encoding glycerophosphodiester phosphodiesterase family protein — encoded protein: MGLSLFKVYGGTGLLVIAHRGASAYAPENTLRAVKLALELGVDAVEVDVRLSKDGYPMVIHDATLDRTTDGSGPVAEFTLAELRKLNAGFGEHVPTLQEVIEEVKGKARLIVEVKVEGAERKVVEALKEADYLDYAMVTSFIHLLVKRVKEIEPRVKTGVIISGLPVKLVDLALHVNADAIFPNHKYLSGEAVEEVHRQGLQVYPWVVDDVEEAKRLIGLGVDGLATNRPRELLRLLGRWPPQRIKRA